A region of the Hydra vulgaris chromosome 12, alternate assembly HydraT2T_AEP genome:
aaaaacaaatttaaaagttattttaaaaactatacaaaaataaaaaagagtataaTCATTTATCACCGTTCTGTCAGTCCATTAGTCTGGGGATGATATGCTGACGTTTTTGCATATCATCCCCATGATATGCATCGTGGCGTTTACCCAAAGTGACATCCTCCTACTGTGTTGCTATAAAGAGTTCGTATTATACGGTTTTGCTCTTCTTCTCCAATTACAACTCGTTGTAGTCGTTTTTCATTTCCGATATGAAATAATTCTTCATGTACCAACCGGAAGGATTCTTTCGAAGTTTCCTCTTATCGTCTTTCATATACTTCGATGGATATTCCTTTTTCCCGAGATATATGACCAGAACCTCGCTTTCTTCTTTTTCCATATTCTTGTttcaataagttaaataaaataataacaacttatATTTGCAAGTTTTGTACTTTTATGTAACTAGTTGAATAATAAACGTTCACAAATATTCTTGTTCTTTAATGATAgcaaataactataataaataaaaattgtaagttattttttattaagcatAACAAAATACTCATACAGATTTGAATTACTAGTTCATAAATAGTctgaaaatcaaaaactaacgagcctttgttttttaaaatattcaaaaacgtTCTAAACTTGCacgaaattatttttttaataatcaaacataattttagttattgttatcaATTTGTTTAAAGAAACCGAGTTCAAACTTATctgacataaatttttttttttttttattgatgcgTTTGATTCAattcaaactttgttttttatgtaggttaatttagcatttaaagagttagtatatttattaagatttaattaGATcattcttttaacattttatagcGCAATCGTAtcaatttgtatatttaagaaaatattaaggGGGAACTAATGTAAAGGAGGAAATTTTATTTCCCAGATAgaggaaaaaattaaacaagagGAGAAATATTATTTCGAAATGGATTTTCCCCCGGAAAGTATATTTTGGTCGGGGGAAGTTTTATAATGGGGAATATTTATTTCATGACATCGGCCCATTAGTTCATATAAATTTAACTTGATATGAACCTAAATGGCGCAACCTAACATCTTGTATAAATGGCGCAACCTAACATcttgtccgctttctctatgccaTTTCTCTGTCTAAATCAAATCATTCTGACTTTTACTCTAATATCCTTggttctttaaatttattttgtttggatACGGTGCAAACTCGGGGTATAGATAGTTTGGCTATATTTTATTGGAGACTCTTCTCACGGAAATATTTTGTAACAAGATGAAGTGTCATCtcgaaaataaaacatttactataaagtatttatttaagaaatttgaatgtaaagttaaatatttgctCAAGAATGGActagttataattattaatcaaaatgaaaaaaataaacaataaataaaaaaaattttcaatcaaGGTACGCTTTGTTAGCTGATATacctaaatatattttcattttaaagatatttctgAATTTTACGAGTCTTCTGAATATCTTTGTAAATCGGAGGATATTTTATACAttctctttatttattttttttacgttaaCCTTCTTGTAATATTATGAGATGGGCGTCAATAAGGCAAATAGCTGGATGGCATGATAAactacaatacaaaaaaaaaaaaaaagacataaaaaattatttttaaaatattttgagagaattcaaaatattttacaaaaatctatgtataaagaaacaaaatgatTAGGaatctcaaaattttttgtgCCAAAACGTCAATGTTGAAAAGTGAATAAGAAAATTTGCtgttgaataaaaacatttctgaAAACGAAAATAGGAAACTATATCCcaaatgaaaaataacaaactatCAGGATTGGATGGTCTTACAATAATtactgtaagtttttttttaagaattaattaGAAAGGATCTATACCCCATTCACACTAGACCAGCACTCAATTAAACTGCATCTTAATCGTGTCTTATTAAAACAACATCAAGAGATTGTTTTTCCACTTTTAGCGTGGAATTAAAACTAGTTCTAAATTTGAGGTGAAttatggcctacttaaattacacggcctaatttgttgcattttccttaaaaaaattaggatgCCAGTTTTTTTACGATTTACATATAAAAGCTTGAGTTCttgttatggttaagagtcGTGTTTgcactataaatattttatttttatttttcttaaactagttaaataatagttagattttttaTGAGTAATTATTTTATGTGTTGCTGGATTTTCcgctgattgcctgcttcagtttattccaatactgaaataggctttcagatagctatatcaacTCATACCAACatgttactaaaaataatcttgcATGTTGTTAAACCTACCCACAAGGGTTAGgactattgtaattgtaattgtaaaaattaaatacaattacacattacaatacaataatattgtattgtaatattacagaaacaataaaaaaattttattttggtattgTATTGCTGAGatgaaaaacaattacaataagtattgtattattttttttcttacaatacaataaaattcgagaactattgtattgttttaatgaagtaaaattaCAATAACTGTTGTATTGTTTTGAtgaaaacaattacaataactattgtattgttttgatgaaaataattacaataactattgtattgttttgatgaaaacaattacaataactattgtagtGTATTacattaaagtagaaaagctaACGGATTTTTACGTACTTATATTCATCTCTGACGAACTTACTAtcatttttgctactttttatttacggatttgcaatatattgcaaattttattttttacatataatttgaTTTCGCGTTACCTATCTTGTTATGTATTTCTAAGCTGTAAATGGCCGCAAAATATTGCCTGTCTGATGATAGCCTtactattatgaaaaataacattcataaattatttaattcagcCCTTTTATTTTTCCCTCTTGATTTTAATGCTGTAAAGgaactaaatatatatgaaaattaactttagtaACACAAACagtaaaacataataattcttcttaaataaaaatgttaatgtcttttattacaaaaacaacatattgttattgtattacaaAGACGAATTACaatacaaatattattgttattttagtgGGTCAttaaaatacttcttttttttagatattgttattgttttataaagatgaattgcaatacaatatttattgttattatattacaGAATTACAATAGTTGTAAATCAcaagtattgttattgtttctaaattaagttaatacaataacaataattgttgttactgttattgtttttattacaattacaatagtcCTAACCCTACTACCCACAAATctccattggaaataattttagaagtttgtaattttgtatttattataactgCAATTAATAGGTATAAAACATGgattttctttagaatatttacACCGCAAAACAATGTATTGCAATGTAAATACTCTATTATGCTGCATGTTTCAAACATGCAGCaattaaaatgcaacaaatcaggccatTTATTTACAGTAGGCCAAGAAATATCAGACATACCAACTGTTTTGGAAGAAACATCAGGCATACCAACTGTTTTGGAAGCAACATCAGACATACCAACTGTTTTTGAAGAAACATCAGGCATACCAACTGTTATGGAAGAAATATCAGACATACCAACTGTTTTGGAAGAAACATCAGGCATACCAACTGTTTTGGAAGCAACATCACACATACCAACTGTTTTGGAAGCAACATCAGGCGTACCAACTGTTTTGGAAGAAACATCAGACATACCAACTGTTTTGGAAGAAATATCAGGCATACCAACTGTTTTGGAAGCAACATCAGACATGCCAACTGTTTTGGAAGAAACATCAGGCATACCAACTGTTTTGGAAGAAATATCAGACATACCAACTGTTTTGGAAGAAACATCAGACATACCAACTGTTTTGGAAGAAACATCAGGCATACCAACTGTTTTGGAAGAAATATCAGACATACCAACTGTTTTGGAAGAAACATCAGACATACCAACTGTTTTGGAAGAAATATCAGGCATACCAACTGTTTTGGAAGCAACATCAGACATACCAACTGTTTTGGAAGCAACATCAGGCATACCAACTGTTTTGGAAGAAACATCAGACATACCAACTGTTTTAGAAGAAACATCAGGCATACCAACTGTTTTGGAAGAAACATCAGACATATCAACTGTTTTGGAAGCAACATCAGACATACCAACTGTTTTGGAGTCaatagctgttaataaaattcttattttttcttattttataaaaatcatatttcttTATCTAAATGGTTTCACAGTAATGATAactacaaattaaaaactataatataatagaaaaacctttaaatctttataaaaaagttgtttttgtttttatgattgtaggGCTTCAAAAATGTATTCTTAGGCTTTGAAATCCCAAAGTTAACATAAcaggtttatgtttgaaaaaataaattgatgagtgtattacctcaatgcactaaactgaattttaaataagagcTGTTGTTACCGATAACCATTCTACCAATGCTAAtggattttcataattttatgaAGCATATAATGGAGAAatagaaaactatttatttatcatcCAGTTTAGAAAAGGAgtgtttaaaacatacttacTATTTGATATACttcgttttataaatataaaagaaataatttgttaaacgaaaaaaaatgttgaagttaCTGCTGGTTACATTGCAGAGAGTATATTTCTtcaagtttattaaatgttcaattaaaaaacagacaagaaaaattaattatcaagtcAATTACCTTAGAAACAATAAACAAGTTgtcaattttttatcattttttaaaaattatttatcatacttaattcaaagcagaaactCAATTCATCCAATCAAACTCAGCAATGCTGCTTTGAAAGGTGATAATGAATCCACCTTTTATAGAGAAATCGCAAATTGTActgaaatttgatcaaaatgaaatttgataaatacgttACATGAACCAAACAAACTTCTCGTGCTCTAATTACAACATTACAATCAACTGTATCTCTTATAAATGATTTGCTTGAAGAAGGCTTTACAGTTGAATCGATGTAtacaaaaaagtcataaaaactattttttcggGGAAAgagaaaaaacttattaaacccaaaattattacttaaataaattcaaaaaaaatctggTTGCTTTTTGACATCTTTAAACATTagatatgttaaaacatatatcaaaatttgtgatatatatatgtgttatacATAGTTAAAATTGTCTGACTTAGAAcctttttgtttacatttgttaagaataataacaaaaagcttgtcttttatatatttattcattttttataccaAAAACTATTAGAAATCATAGTTCAAACTATTACACATGTTAAATCACGCAATGTTTAAAAGGACCGATTACAAAGCCTTTTTCAGACACCTCACTGGATATCGTGTTCCTCTTACCCGCCATTCGCCTCGTCGGTTATTGGCCAGCTCATGAGTTCATCATAAAAACCACTGAACTCATCCGGAACATATTGCATTTGCTTCCTAATATCCTGCAGTTTCACTCTTTTTATCGGAACATTACCCAATGGGTAGCACACATTTTGCGGAAACTCGACGATGCGATCGACGATTGAGATATCTTGTAAGTTTGAACCATCAGCCCATCAATGAGTGGCCTACAGACAATTACACCTGGAAAAGTCCCGTAATTGAAGTG
Encoded here:
- the LOC136087991 gene encoding aggrecan core protein-like is translated as MLHVSNMQQLKCNKSGHLFTVGQEISDIPTVLEETSGIPTVLEATSDIPTVFEETSGIPTVMEEISDIPTVLEETSGIPTVLEATSHIPTVLEATSGVPTVLEETSDIPTVLEEISGIPTVLEATSDMPTVLEETSGIPTVLEEISDIPTVLEETSDIPTVLEETSGIPTVLEEISDIPTVLEETSDIPTVLEEISGIPTVLEATSDIPTVLEATSGIPTVLEETSDIPTVLEETSGIPTVLEETSDISTVLEATSDIPTVLESIAVNKILIFSYFIKIIFLYLNGFTVMITTN